Proteins co-encoded in one Erinaceus europaeus chromosome 2, mEriEur2.1, whole genome shotgun sequence genomic window:
- the LOC103117514 gene encoding chymotrypsinogen 2, which yields MAFLWLFSCFALLGSAFSCGVPAIHPVLSGLSRIVNGEDAVPGSWPWQVSLQDSTGFHFCGGSLISENWVVTAAHCGVRTSHRVVAGEFDQGSDAENIQVLKIAQVFKNPKFNMFTINNDITLLKLATPAHFSETVSAVCLPSATDDFPAGSLCATTGWGLTKHTNANTPDRLQQAALPLLSNAECKKFWGSKITDLMVCAGASGVSSCMGDSGGPLVCQKNGAWTLVGIVSWGSGTCSTSSPGVYARVTELMPWVEEILAAN from the exons ATGGCTTTCCTCTGGCTCTTCTCTTGCTTCGCCCTCCTGGGCTCAGCCTTCA GCTGTGGGGTCCCTGCAATCCATCCTGTGTTGAGCGGTCTGTCCAGGATCGTCAATGGCGAGGATGCTGTCCCTGGTTCCTGGCCCTGGCAGGTGTCCCTCCAG GACAGCACCGGCTTCCACTTCTGCGGGGGTTCCCTCATCAGCGAGAATTGGGTGGTGACTGCTGCTCACTGTGGGGTCAG aACTTCTCACCGGGTTGTGGCTGGAGAGTTTGACCAGGGATCTGATGCTGAGAACATCCAGGTTCTGAAGATTGCCCAG GTTTTCAAGAACCCCAAGTTCAACATGTTCAccatcaacaacgacatcaccCTGCTCAAGCTGGCCACACCCGCCCACTTCTCTGAGACCGTGTCTGCCGTCTGCCTGCCCAGTGCTACTGATGACTTCCCCGCTGGCTCCCTGTGCGCCACCACCGGCTGGGGCCTGACCAAACACACCA ATGCCAACACCCCTGACAGGCTGCAGCAGGCCGCCCTGCCCCTCCTGTCCAACGCTGAGTGCAAGAAGTTCTGGGGCAGCAAGATCACTGACCTCATGGTCTGTGCTGGCGCCAGTGGTGTGTCCTCCTGCATG GGTGACTCTGGTGGCCCCCTGGTCTGCCAGAAGAATGGAGCCTGGACCCTGGTGGGCATTGTGTCTTGGGGCAGCGGCACCTGCTCCACCTCCAGCCCCGGCGTGTACGCCCGTGTCACTGAGCTCATGCCCTGGGTGGAAGAGATCCTGGCCGCCAACTAA
- the LOC103117515 gene encoding chymotrypsinogen B translates to MGTPRDTKGSLGQTGLAQLSDSSTMAFLWLVSCLALVGTAFGCGVPAIHPVLSGLSRIVNGEDAVPGSWPWQVSLQDSTGFHFCGGSLISENWVVTAAHCGVRTSHLVVAGEFDQASDAENIQVLKIAQVFKNPKFNMLTVRNDITLLKLATPARFSQSVSAVCLPSADDDFPAGTLCATTGWGKTKYNANKTPDKLQQAALPLLSNAECKKFWGSKITDVMVCAGASGVSSCMGDSGGPLVCQKDGVWTLVGIVSWGSGTCSTSTPAVYARVTELMPWVEEILAAN, encoded by the exons ATGGGGACTCCAAGGGATACAAAAGGGTCCCTGGGGCAGACAGGACTCGCACAGCTCTCTGACAGCAGCACCATGGCCTTCCTCTGGCTTGTTTCCTGCCTTGCCCTTGTTGGGACTGCTTTTG GCTGTGGGGTCCCTGCCATCCACCCCGTGCTGAGTGGCCTGTCGAGGATCGTCAATGGCGAGGATGCTGTCCCTGGTTCCTGGCCCTGGCAGgtgtccctgcag GACAGCACTGGTTTCCACTTCTGCGGGGGTTCCCTCATCAGCGAGAACTGGGTGGTGACTGCTGCCCACTGTGGGGTCAG GACCTCCCACCTGGTTGTGGCTGGGGAGTTTGATCAGGCCTCTGATGCTGAGAACATCCAGGTTCTGAAGATTGCCCAG GTTTTCAAGAACCCCAAGTTTAACATGCTCACTGTCCGCAACGACATCACCCTGCTCAAGCTGGCCACACCCGCCCGCTTCTCCCAGTCCGTGTCTGCTGTCTGCCTGCCCAGCGCTGACGATGACTTCCCCGCTGGCACCCTGTGCGCCACCACCGGCTGGGGCAAGACCAAGTACAATG CCAACAAGACCCCTGACAAGCTGCAGCAGGCCGCCCTGCCCCTCCTGTCCAATGCCGAATGCAAGAAGTTCTGGGGCAGCAAGATCACCGATGTCATGGTCTGTGCTGGCGCCAGTGGCGTGTCCTCCTGCATG GGTGACTCTGGTGGCCCCCTGGTCTGCCAGAAGGATGGAGTCTGGACCCTGGTGGGTATTGTGTCTTGGGGCAGCGGCACCTGCTCCACCTCTACGCCTGCCGTGTACGCCCGCGTCACAGAGCTCATGCCCTGGGTGGAGGAGATCCTGGCTGCCAACTAA